The nucleotide window CAGGCCATAATAGACTTCCTCAGAGCCAGAGACCAGGGCGTGGCCTCGGTAAATCTAGACCCTGGGGCAATAAACCTACCATACATCCCAGATGTAGATATCCGAGAATACGTAGACGTTTACAAGATCATGGAGGAGTATAACCTCGGACCTAACGGAGCACTCGTACTGGCAGCCGATATGATCGTAGCCCACATAGACGAGCTTAGAAGCGAAACCGAGAACCTGGGGGTAGACTACCTCATAGTCGATACCCCTGGCCAGCTTGAGCTTTTCGCGTTCCGGGTGAGCGGGCCTTTGATAGCCGCCACCTTGACGGAGGGGCCTAAGGCCGTGGTCTACCTTTTCGAATCTGTCTTCTCGAGCGACCCGTTCAACTATGTCTCAAACCTATTCCTATCCGCAGCCGTCTACTCGAGGTTTCTACTACCTCAAGTTCACGTGATCTCTAAGGCAGATATGGTCTCTGAGGAGACGCTTGAAGAGATGATATCCTGGTATGAAGATGAAGAAGCCTTGGAGACGGCTGTGGAGAGTAAGTTGACCGGGGAGA belongs to Candidatus Bathyarchaeota archaeon and includes:
- a CDS encoding ATP/GTP-binding protein yields the protein MYTTFIVGTAGSGKSQLTQAIIDFLRARDQGVASVNLDPGAINLPYIPDVDIREYVDVYKIMEEYNLGPNGALVLAADMIVAHIDELRSETENLGVDYLIVDTPGQLELFAFRVSGPLIAATLTEGPKAVVYLFESVFSSDPFNYVSNLFLSAAVYSRFLLPQVHVISKADMVSEETLEEMISWYEDEEALETAVESKLTGEKYILIRNMLMGMRDTGFVSALIPVSSKTGAGLVDLSAALTRIFTGGEEILI